In Pyrodictium occultum, the genomic window CCCGGGGAGGCGAGGCAGCTACTCCTGGCTACCGGAGACCTGCTGCTAGCACTCCTCGCCGCCACCGGGGCCGCCGCCTACAAGACGCCGGGGCTCCTGGAGGCGCATAGTGTCCTAGGGCTGGTTGCCCTCGGCTACACCGCCGCCCTGCTAGCCATGAGCCACCGGCTGCGCCTTCCCGGTGGGAGCAGGGTGCTGGAGGTGTAGGCCCGGTGAGGGCCGCCGCAGCCGTGGCTCTGGGAGCGGCTGTCGCCCTCCTTTCCCTCACGCTACTAGTGCTCGCAGCCCATACCAGGAATGGTGGCCCGGGCCCTACCGCCACCCCGGCAGCCGGGGCCGAGCCTCCTGGAAGGTATATAGTGATCCTGGGCAGCGCGGCCTGCCCCCACTGCCGCGCCATGGAGGCGTTCTTCGAGGAGAAGCTGCCCGGCGTAGCCTACTTCTGTGATATAGACGCTAGAGGGTCTAGCTGCTGGAGGGCTTTCAGCCTTCTCGTGGCTGAGAGGGTTACGCTCGGCGTGCCCACAATCGTTGTCTGCGACGCCGAGAGCCATAGGGTTGATGGCATAGTTGTAGGGGAGTACGAGGATGCAGGCTGGTGGAGGAGCATCCTTAGCAATGGCGTGTCGACGGGCAATGCCACTACCATACCCGTGTACATTGGGGGCAGGCTGGCCGGGTTCGTCGGCGCCAGGCTCGGCGGCATGGGGAGCCTCTACAACCTGCTGTGCCGTGAAACCCTGGCTGATGCTAGGGCCCTGGGGTAGGGGCTATGAGGCTCCTCGGCGAGCTCGCTGCATTGGCTGCCCTCGACAGTATTAACCCCTGCACATTCTACATATACGCTGTCTTGCTGCTCTCGGTCTCCCTTAAGGAGAGGCGCAGCCGGGCAGTACTAGCCGCCGGGCTGGCCTTCGTAGCCGGGATCTATGCGGGGTACACGCTACTGGGCCTCGGGATAGCGGGTGCGGCCTCCCGGCTCTCTGCGTGGCTGTTATCGCTCGCCGCGGGCGCCTACGGGGTCTATAACATCGCCGTAGGACTCTACGAGCTGCGCGGCGGGAGGCCCGGACTCCAGAGGCCTGGGGTCAGGCTGGCCCCGAGGGCTGTGCGCACCGCCGGTCTACTGGGGGCTGCGGGGCTTGGGCTGCTGCTCTCCTTCACCCTGCTGCCGTGCAGCGGCGGCCCCCTGGTGGCTTTCATAGTGTTGGCTAGGGCCAGCGGCTACCAGGGGCTGGCGGTGCTCCCGCTCCTAATGCTGTACAATGTTATCTTTGTCTCGCCGCTGGTAGGCATGGGGCTCGCCGTCTCGGCCCTGTACCGCGTGGAGCGTGTGCAGCACGCTGTTACCCGGGCGGCGCCCTACGCCTCCATAGCTGCTGGTGCCGCGCTGGTTGCCGTGGCCGTCTACGTGGCGGGGCTGGGCTAGTATACCACCCTGTAGCGGCGGCCCCTGAGCCTCCCTACCAGGGCCTCGTACTCCCCTCTCCGCATGACAGTGACTATCTCCACTACCCTGCCCCGCGCCGCGTAGACGACCGCGACATCGTTCACGCCGAGGGCTAGGTAGACGTCCTTCTCCTCGTCGTAGACGAGCTGCACCGGGTTCTCGAGGGCCTCCAGCACCTCGTCAAGGCTTACGCGGCGCTCCTCCATCCTCTCCCGGGCGTGCCGGGAGACTCTCAGGCTGTACCAGCAGGCCGCCACGTCCTCCACGCCCGGGGGAGAGGGGGCACGAGGGAGGCTAACAAGCCCAGGGGCTCCCGGCGGCCGCCGCGGGGCTAGGCTGTGAAGCGGCCGGC contains:
- a CDS encoding DUF4258 domain-containing protein encodes the protein MEDVAACWYSLRVSRHARERMEERRVSLDEVLEALENPVQLVYDEEKDVYLALGVNDVAVVYAARGRVVEIVTVMRRGEYEALVGRLRGRRYRVVY
- a CDS encoding cytochrome c biogenesis protein CcdA gives rise to the protein MRLLGELAALAALDSINPCTFYIYAVLLLSVSLKERRSRAVLAAGLAFVAGIYAGYTLLGLGIAGAASRLSAWLLSLAAGAYGVYNIAVGLYELRGGRPGLQRPGVRLAPRAVRTAGLLGAAGLGLLLSFTLLPCSGGPLVAFIVLARASGYQGLAVLPLLMLYNVIFVSPLVGMGLAVSALYRVERVQHAVTRAAPYASIAAGAALVAVAVYVAGLG
- a CDS encoding glutaredoxin family protein; this encodes MRAAAAVALGAAVALLSLTLLVLAAHTRNGGPGPTATPAAGAEPPGRYIVILGSAACPHCRAMEAFFEEKLPGVAYFCDIDARGSSCWRAFSLLVAERVTLGVPTIVVCDAESHRVDGIVVGEYEDAGWWRSILSNGVSTGNATTIPVYIGGRLAGFVGARLGGMGSLYNLLCRETLADARALG